The sequence below is a genomic window from bacterium.
CGGGCCGATGGCCGCGGCCTTCGCCAGCGGTCTGGCCCAGCGCGGCGAGGAGCGCGCTCCCGCCGAGCGCCTGCGCATCCTCGGGTCGCCGCTCGCGCTGCGCCTGCCCTGGGAGCTCCTGCCCAGCGCGCGCGAAGGGGTCTGTCTGGGCGAGGGCCACCTGCTGACGCGAGGCACGAACTTCCTGCACTTCCGGCGGCGCAACCTGCGCCCCGGGACCGACGGCCTGCGCACGAGCCTGCGCGTCGTCGGCGAGAGCGGCGCCGCGCGGCGCCTGGCGCAGGGCATCCAGGAGCTCGTGGAGACGCGCGGCCTGGAGGTCTACTGGGCCACGGAGCAGGAGGCGACGGCGCGGATCATCCATTGCCTGGACGCCGCCGCTCTCGAGAGCCTGCTGGACGAGGGCCGGCCGGACTGCGAGCTGGTGGTGCTCGAGCTGCCGCCCGGCCACGAGACCGAGCTCGCGGAGCTGGACCCGCTCGGCGAGCGGGCCGGCGTGCTGCTCGCGCACGGCTGCCGCCATGTGCTGGCGCCGCTCGCGCCCTTCCGCGAGGTCGGCGAGCGCGACGCCTTCCGGGCCGCCCTCTACGAGCGCCTGCTCGGCGGCGCGATGGTGGGCGAATCGCTGCAGTACGCCCAGCGCGTGGTGATGGAGAGCCAGGGCGCGGATGCGGGCTGGTGGCTCTACCGCCTCTTCGGCCAGACGGACTGCGCACTCCTGCCGGCTCGCGCGCGCGGGCGGGACGGCGCCACGCTGGTCACCCCCTGATCCCCTGCTGATTCCTTCACAGCCTGCCAACAAGAACGCCGGGGCCGATGGGCCCCGGCGTTTTCAGCGGCAAGCTGCGGCGCTCAGTGCTTGCTCTTGTCCTTGCTCTTGTCCGCGCCCTTGGCCGCGTGGTCGTGCTCGTGCCCGCAGTCGCAGGCGTCGCCGAGCTGCTGCAGGAAGGCGGCGATCACGTCGTCCATGTCGGGGCGACCGATCTCGTCCAGCTCGTAGGTGACCCGGGTCGAGGGCTTCGCGATCTTCATGATGCGGCGCAGGTCGATCGGCGTGCCGATGATGACGGCATCGCACTCGACGGCGGCGATCGTCGCCTCGAGATCCGCCTTCTGCTGGCCGCCGTAGCCCATCGCCGGCAGGAGCACGCCGATGTCCGCGTACTGGGCGAAGGTCTCCTGGAGCTTGCCGACCAGGTAGGGCCGCGGATCCACGGGCTCGGCGCCGTACTTGAGCGCGGCCACCATGCCGGCGCCCAGCTTCATCTCGCCGTGCGTGAGCGTGGGGCCGTCCTCGACCACCAGCACGCGCGCCCCGGCGATGATCTCCGGATCCTCGACGGTGATCGGGCTGGCGGCGTCGATGACCAGCGCATCGGGGTTGACCTCGCGGATCGTGGCGCGCAGGCTCTCGATCTCCTCGAGATTCGCGCTGTCGATCTTGTTGATGACGATGACGTCGGCCTGGAGGAGGTTCGTCTCGCCCGGGTAGTAGCTGATCTCGTGGCCGGCGCGCAGGGGGTCGACGACGGTGATCAAGAGGTTCGGCAGGAAGAAGCTGGTGTCGTTGTTGCCGCCGTCCCAGAGGATCACGTCGGCTTCCTTCTCGGCCTCGCGCAGGATCGCCTCGTAGTCGACGCCCGCGTAGACGACGTGCCCGGCGGCGATGTGCGGCTCGTACTCCTCCATCTCCTCGATCGTGCAGTCGTTCTTGACGAGGTCCTCCAGTGTGGCGAAGCGCTGCACGGCCTGCTTGACGAGGTCGCCGTAGGGCATCGGGTGGCGGACGGCCACGACCTTCTTGCCGAGGTCCTTGAGGATCTCCATCACGCGGCGCGTGGTCTGGCTCTTCCCGCAGCCGGTGCGCGTGGCGCAGACGGCGATCACCGGCTTCGCGCTCTCGAGCATGGTGTCCTGGGTGCCGATCAGCGTGAAGCTCGGCCCCATCGCATTGACGAAACTCGCGGCGTGCATGACGTGCTCGTGCGTGACGTCGCTGTAGGCGAAGACGACCTCGTCGACCTCGTGCTTCTCGATCAACTCGCCGAGGCGTTCCTCCTCGACGATGGGGATGCCCTTGGGATAGAGCGCGCCGGCCAACTTGGCCGGGTAACGGCGGCCCTCGATGTCCGGGATCTGCGTGGCGGTGAAGGCCACGACCTCGACGGACTCGTTGTCCCGATAGAGGCAGTTGAAGTTGTGGAAGTCGCGGCCCGCCGCGCCCATGATGACGATCTTCTTGCGTGTCATGGAGTGGACCTCGGATCAGGGCCGAGTCGCGTCCACGCCACCGGAAGGGGCGCGGGAAGACCCCGCCAGGAGTTCGCAACGCGTGCATGATAAATGGGTTGCAAGCCGTGTCAAGACGCCGGCCGGCGCTTTCGCGCCTTGCGCTGCCGCGCGCGGCTGGCTAAGGTGTTGCCCATGCACAACATCCTGGCCGGCTACTCGAAGGCGCTCTATGCGTCCTGGTTCTATTACAAGCCCGCGCGCCTCCTGCTGGACGCCGGCGAGGGCATCATCCACTCCCTCGGCAAGCGGATCTTCGGCATCCGCAAGGTCTTTCTCACGCACGGCCACGAGGACCACATCGCCGGCCTGCCCAGCCTGGTCAACCTGCGCAACCTGAGCAACGGCGATCGGGAGATCCC
It includes:
- a CDS encoding GTPase; translation: MTRKKIVIMGAAGRDFHNFNCLYRDNESVEVVAFTATQIPDIEGRRYPAKLAGALYPKGIPIVEEERLGELIEKHEVDEVVFAYSDVTHEHVMHAASFVNAMGPSFTLIGTQDTMLESAKPVIAVCATRTGCGKSQTTRRVMEILKDLGKKVVAVRHPMPYGDLVKQAVQRFATLEDLVKNDCTIEEMEEYEPHIAAGHVVYAGVDYEAILREAEKEADVILWDGGNNDTSFFLPNLLITVVDPLRAGHEISYYPGETNLLQADVIVINKIDSANLEEIESLRATIREVNPDALVIDAASPITVEDPEIIAGARVLVVEDGPTLTHGEMKLGAGMVAALKYGAEPVDPRPYLVGKLQETFAQYADIGVLLPAMGYGGQQKADLEATIAAVECDAVIIGTPIDLRRIMKIAKPSTRVTYELDEIGRPDMDDVIAAFLQQLGDACDCGHEHDHAAKGADKSKDKSKH